Part of the Metarhizium brunneum chromosome 6, complete sequence genome is shown below.
GCCGGGCTTACTAGTACGATGCTTCGCAAGCGGCTTAGGTGACGAGCAGCTGTTAATTCAACGCGGCTTTCTCGACCTTCTCGTATCGCATTTGCCCCTTAGTTCGGACGTCCTCCAATCTCGGGTAAAGCCAGCGGATCTAGAGCTGCTCGTGAAAGCAGCAGTTGGTGTAGTTACCAGACGAGATATGAGCTTAAATCGTCGTCTTTGGGCATGGCTGTTAGGGCCTGAGCCGGCCGGTCAAGATGGCGACCATAATGAACAAAACCAAGCCTACCTATCCTCGCGAACGACCTACTTCGAAGACTTCGGCCTGCAGCCTCTCACCAGAGCGCTTCTCCAGATGATTCAAGGTGCATCTCGTGGTAACAGCGCCGAGCGAGCCCGTCCATACAGGATTTGTCTTTCTCTCATGGATAGATGGGAGATTGGCGGCCTTGTAGTACCTGAAATCTTCATGCCGGTTGTTGATAGTGTCCGGAAGTTccaggcccaggccgccAGCAAATCCGAGTTCGACGAAGTTCTCCGTAGCGCCAGCGTTTTCTTCGATGGTATCGAAAGTGGTTTGATTTACAGCGAGATTGTTGGCTTATTGGCCCAGGCAATTGGACCAGGAAGCCTCATTGCAAGGGATCGCATGGATAAGCTTGCGTTGGTCAACTTCATCGTGTCCAGCTTTAATGTTCGCGAAGAGGAGATGGTAACAATTCACGCGCCGCTGACATGTTTGGCGgcgttgttgatgctggaggATTCCAAGAACCGCAAGGCGAAGACGGCCTTGACAGATATCGAGTCCGAGAAGCTGTGCGACCAAGTTCTCGGCGCCGTTGTTTCACTATTGGAACTTGTTCCTGAACGAGCATTCCCTCAGAGACTCGAGCAAAATGGGAATCAAAAAGACAGAACAGCTTTGCTATCGACGTCCAGTATTGAGCTCCTGAAAAAGATAAAGACGTTTTATGTACATGAACAGGGCAATTTGGAGTCATCACAACCCCCTTTTACTGCTGTAGAATCAGGGGAGTTATTGTTGGAGAAGGCCGTCATTTACATTTGCGATGACTCCAAGGACTCACCTGTGAACGATATCGCGATTCGCGTACGAATCTTGACTCAAATTCTTTCCAAGACGCCTGGAAATTACCACTTCGACGCAAAACAGCTTGTGTCATACCTGCATGGCAAGCTAAGCAAGTCGCAACCACTATTGTTTCCTCATTTCTCGGCCATGGTTATGTTGTCAACACAACTATATTCCGCAAGAAGGATTCAAGACAAGGAGTTTTCTGACCTCGTAGGGCCATTAGTTCGCCATGGCTGGTCCTACTTGTCCGCTTCTGAACCCAAATACCACGTCGAAACCGTGCGTTGCTTGTGGCAATTGCAGACGGCACTTACCTTGTCTGGTCGTGACATAGAGGCAGCCATTGCTGAAATTCTGACCAAACCAATGGCAGGTCCTGAGAAGACGTCTCATTCGGCTGAAAATGGACGGACTTTTGGTGTACTGTGGTCACATAGTCTGCAAGATGTGTCTTCTGAGCGTAGAGGCTCCAAAGGCCAGACACTGGATCAACGACAAATACCACGTCTGTCTGGCACCGACCACTACCAGGTCATGCTCACACAGCCCATGTTTTTGGTCTTGGATGCTCTTTTGGACGACAGAACACAAACGTACATGGTTGTTAAATCATGGCTGAATAGTATGATTGGAATCGACAGGTGAACATCTATACATGTCTAGTTTCGTCTTGTGGTACATACTGATTGTTACAGGCTGTTTCTGGTATtcgcgatgaagatggcacaACTGCCATTCCTCAACCATGTCATCACCCATCGTGCTAGCGAGAAAGTCAACTCCCAGTCAACCACATTcacagaagatgatgatttgGAATTGTGTCTCTACTACCTACGAACGCTCCACAATGTCCTCAAAATATCTGGTGATATGTCCAGAGCGGTATTGGCATCTAAATACGTCTCTTTTAGTGACGGCTCGGCTCACATCAGGGGTATGTCATTGATATCTTGCTCAACTTTAGTTTCCTTGCTGACCATGCGTAGCTGGAGCGGAGGAAGACGAAATGACACTTCAAGATTTCTTCGTTCGTGTGTGTATGATATGTGTTATAGGCGagcggccatcatcttccaGTCCCGAGCTGGGAGAGCGGATATGCCAACTGCATCGATTTGCACTAACAATTCTCCATCAATTTTTATCCAGCCGATATGCCGCTCCCCTGTCCAGCCTTGAACTGGATCATATCCTTGTTGATAAACTTTCGAAATCCATCAACACCCCCGACCCCTACGTCCAAGTATTATTGCTCGATGTTGTATATGACACCGTTAAACTCAGAAACATGGCGTTACATGACAGACAGTCGGCAGAAATCTCGGAGAAGAGACCTACCAGTGCGGACAATTCCAGAATGGGGCACTCGTCATTTTCATCAAGCGAAATCCAACCAACAGGTCCACCAATGCCTCCGGCTTTGCTCAAATGCTTGCAGGCCGGACTGAGCTCGCCAAATAGCCAATCGGTCCTTGATAGCTGGATATCGTTTCTTGGCCAAATTATCGCCCTCTATTCGCAGAGCATTTTTCAAACCGTTATTCCACTGGTCGAGACGCTGTGCAGGCACATAGGATCTACGTTTGCTGGCCTCCGCGAAACTTTCCTAAGCGAGCCATGCGAAACCATCACGACAGGGAACACACCCGAGTCGACATTGATCCACCTACTCAACGGGCTGGAACAAGTCCTGGCTTTGGCGCATGATCAGCTCCTCGCTGAAGAAGCCCGGATCCAGTTGATAAAGGGGCCTGAGCAACCATCATCGCTATTCGGAAGCATGGTATCCGGTGTTTTCCAGTCAGAAGGTCCTCAATCACGAAGCGCCACGGCCAATGATCGCCTTACTGTTCATCTCGCTTTTCAAGATGCGATGCGCATCTGCTATGCGATATGGTCTTGGGGTCAAGGCGATGACTCCAGGAAACAGGATTCTGgctcctcggcatctttTGGCTATACGTCTTTACGTATGAGAAACCGTGCTCGCAGATTAATGGAACACCTCTTTACCGCAGAGATTTTGGAATGTCTAGAGACCGTCATTGACATCTGGCGAGCTTCTGGCAGCGACACGGAGCGGACACAAATTTTCAACTTTCTCTCATCCCTTGATGCATGCCGACCGAGGCACTCTATTCCCGCGCTGTTTAATGCAATTTATAGCCGGACGAACCCTGGCGCCTTAGATCCAGTCCGGAAATCCACCCTGACAATTTCCCTGCAAGATTCCGATCTTGTTGTGTTTCTTGTCGAGTATAGCAGGTCTTTGGAGGATGACGCCATGGACGAGATTTGGCAAGACTGCATGACATTTCTCAAGGACCTTCTCGGGAACCCATTCCCGCATCGCCAGACGCTGCCCGGTCTTCTTGAATTCGCAGCTATTCTCGGTGAAAAGGTGGACAATACCAACTTCGGAGAGCAGAGACGGATGCGGCGAGAGTTGGGAGTGAGTTACATGCATACAACCAACCCCCCGCGGAAGGATAGCATTCTACTGACACTATTATAGGACATCTTCCTGCGACTACTAGCTGCTTTGTTCACGACTCGACCTTTAACGTTTACAGAGTCTGGGAGCCTCACCAATATCCCGGAAAAATCCAAGGCGGATGGCCCAGGAAGACAGGGGTCGAGAGGAGATGGGCCTGACGACGTCGTCTCAGTATTGGCATCTGTGGTACCAAACCTATCCAAGATCCTTCTTGAACCCGACCGAGTTCTCTCTGCTGCTGGCACCATCTCGACCAATGTTGTTGGGCCGACTTTGCGTTCCAAGTCATTCCCAGACACCGTAACGTCTAATACTTTGAGACTGTTTCACGAGCTGTCGAGACtgcaaaaccaccaaaaGACCTGGAAAAGGGATATTGGGGACTCATTTAACGACAACCGCTTCTTTGGGATGAACCTGGATCTGGTCAAGGATGGATGGCTACCCTTGCTGAAGCAGTGGGTTCACACGGACAAGGAGCGGATGCCAGAAATCGTAGCTCGCATCAGTGC
Proteins encoded:
- the dop1 gene encoding Protein dopey; this encodes MALDPGSGAIAGSPESSGRDSPIPRQWRNQLGGEEIPIKDKAYRRYAAGVEKTLSLFETALEEWADYISFLNKLLKSLQARPPSFHSIPTKALVAKRLSQCLNPALPSGVHQKALELYNYIFTTIGTDGLSRDLPLYLPGLAPTLSFASLSVRSPYLDLLETHFLDLDPRSLRPAMRSIILALLPGLEEETSEDFDRTLHLVARFKEAIRPRESVRLGEHHASGDDFFWQCFFLAAITSHSRRSGALAYLVRYLPKLGPTASAGAGEEGITKSLHAIVTSPEPGLLVRCFASGLGDEQLLIQRGFLDLLVSHLPLSSDVLQSRVKPADLELLVKAAVGVVTRRDMSLNRRLWAWLLGPEPAGQDGDHNEQNQAYLSSRTTYFEDFGLQPLTRALLQMIQGASRGNSAERARPYRICLSLMDRWEIGGLVVPEIFMPVVDSVRKFQAQAASKSEFDEVLRSASVFFDGIESGLIYSEIVGLLAQAIGPGSLIARDRMDKLALVNFIVSSFNVREEEMVTIHAPLTCLAALLMLEDSKNRKAKTALTDIESEKLCDQVLGAVVSLLELVPERAFPQRLEQNGNQKDRTALLSTSSIELLKKIKTFYVHEQGNLESSQPPFTAVESGELLLEKAVIYICDDSKDSPVNDIAIRVRILTQILSKTPGNYHFDAKQLVSYLHGKLSKSQPLLFPHFSAMVMLSTQLYSARRIQDKEFSDLVGPLVRHGWSYLSASEPKYHVETVRCLWQLQTALTLSGRDIEAAIAEILTKPMAGPEKTSHSAENGRTFGVLWSHSLQDVSSERRGSKGQTLDQRQIPRLSGTDHYQVMLTQPMFLVLDALLDDRTQTYMVVKSWLNSMIGIDRLFLVFAMKMAQLPFLNHVITHRASEKVNSQSTTFTEDDDLELCLYYLRTLHNVLKISGDMSRAVLASKYVSFSDGSAHIRAGAEEDEMTLQDFFVRVCMICVIGERPSSSSPELGERICQLHRFALTILHQFLSSRYAAPLSSLELDHILVDKLSKSINTPDPYVQVLLLDVVYDTVKLRNMALHDRQSAEISEKRPTSADNSRMGHSSFSSSEIQPTGPPMPPALLKCLQAGLSSPNSQSVLDSWISFLGQIIALYSQSIFQTVIPLVETLCRHIGSTFAGLRETFLSEPCETITTGNTPESTLIHLLNGLEQVLALAHDQLLAEEARIQLIKGPEQPSSLFGSMVSGVFQSEGPQSRSATANDRLTVHLAFQDAMRICYAIWSWGQGDDSRKQDSGSSASFGYTSLRMRNRARRLMEHLFTAEILECLETVIDIWRASGSDTERTQIFNFLSSLDACRPRHSIPALFNAIYSRTNPGALDPVRKSTLTISLQDSDLVVFLVEYSRSLEDDAMDEIWQDCMTFLKDLLGNPFPHRQTLPGLLEFAAILGEKVDNTNFGEQRRMRRELGDIFLRLLAALFTTRPLTFTESGSLTNIPEKSKADGPGRQGSRGDGPDDVVSVLASVVPNLSKILLEPDRVLSAAGTISTNVVGPTLRSKSFPDTVTSNTLRLFHELSRLQNHQKTWKRDIGDSFNDNRFFGMNLDLVKDGWLPLLKQWVHTDKERMPEIVARISAPTTAGIVFGVGATSARLEADRKTQLNLRRIATLVLAAADDGFVAELPTIFDKVVELLSATSTSSPSSTTRADVYMVIRALALKTSPIHLAMTWPVVNGEIHAAISSVVAPDHSAASDMYLNSGILQACKLLDLLICVAPDDFQLHEWLFITDTIEAVYRSSTYQPIALADELSEELGSFSTHSALQTDTEAHMAASGPHRRPLLGPGGINDDVSLERKDELVAKILRPFFGQLSIYAFESTYAMGALDREACIEGLLKDLFDERTMVRAL